Proteins encoded in a region of the Cytobacillus pseudoceanisediminis genome:
- a CDS encoding LacI family DNA-binding transcriptional regulator, with translation MAVTIKDVAKMAKVAPSTVSRVIANNPRISEKTKQKVREAMEQLGYHPNFIARSLASQSTRAIGLIMPSSTDVVFQNPFFPTVLRGLSEGAHERHYALHMTTGKTDDEIYEGVVQMVQGGRVDGVILLYSKVEDKVLAFLKDRDFPFVVIGKPFSDEEEITYVDNNNFRAAKEVTEYLIKLGHKQIAFVGGNLNLTVTVERLLGYEKALRDAGIELVNEYIVHEEFLKEGGQEAVRELISLTKPPTALVVADDLMALGVLNTLDEMGIKVPEDMSIISFNNVLLAEMSRPPLTSVDINIFDLGFESARSLIYRIENPREPVKRIIIPHKIVKRCSCSSPKTEEPQIVS, from the coding sequence TTGGCAGTCACAATTAAAGATGTAGCAAAGATGGCAAAAGTTGCGCCTTCTACTGTTTCAAGGGTAATTGCCAACAATCCTCGCATCAGCGAGAAAACTAAGCAAAAAGTCAGGGAAGCAATGGAACAGTTAGGATATCATCCGAATTTTATTGCCCGAAGCCTTGCAAGCCAATCAACCCGCGCAATTGGGCTGATAATGCCCAGTTCTACGGATGTTGTATTTCAGAACCCCTTCTTTCCAACTGTCCTTAGGGGTCTGAGCGAGGGAGCCCATGAAAGGCATTATGCTCTCCATATGACAACCGGGAAAACAGATGATGAGATCTATGAAGGTGTTGTCCAAATGGTACAGGGCGGCCGGGTAGATGGAGTGATATTGCTGTATTCAAAAGTGGAGGATAAAGTTCTGGCCTTCTTAAAAGATAGGGATTTCCCATTTGTTGTTATTGGCAAGCCTTTTTCGGACGAAGAAGAAATCACTTACGTGGATAATAATAATTTCCGTGCAGCCAAAGAAGTAACGGAATACTTGATTAAGCTGGGCCATAAGCAAATTGCGTTTGTCGGCGGAAACTTGAATCTAACCGTTACAGTTGAACGTCTGCTCGGCTATGAAAAAGCATTAAGGGATGCTGGAATTGAACTGGTAAATGAATATATTGTTCATGAAGAATTCTTAAAAGAAGGAGGCCAGGAAGCTGTCAGAGAACTCATTTCCCTGACAAAACCTCCAACCGCCCTTGTGGTTGCCGACGACTTAATGGCATTGGGTGTCCTGAATACTCTGGATGAAATGGGTATAAAAGTTCCTGAAGATATGTCTATCATCAGTTTTAATAATGTGCTTCTGGCTGAAATGTCCAGACCTCCTCTAACTTCTGTCGATATCAATATATTCGATCTGGGATTTGAATCTGCCCGAAGCCTTATATACAGAATTGAAAACCCGCGGGAGCCTGTAAAGCGCATTATTATTCCCCATAAAATTGTAAAACGCTGCTCATGCAGCAGTCCGAAAACTGAAGAACCACAGATTGTATCATAA
- a CDS encoding alpha-amylase family glycosyl hydrolase: MNKGIITFILIPFLLFYALPAGAAEKEERKWQDETFYFLMVDRFSNGDPNNDFKVDVQDPKAYHGGDFKGITERLDYIKDMGFTAIWLTPVFDNEEKGYHGYWIKDFYNTEEHFGTMDEFKQLVQEAHKRDMKVILDFVVNHVGTNHEWVNDPGKKDWFHEKQDIINWTNQSEIENGWIYGLPDLKQENPEVQNYLIDAAKWWIEETDIDGYRLDTVKHVPKSFWTEFAKNVKSVKEDFYLLGEVWSDDPKYIAEYEKTGIDGFVDYPLNDHLRTAFAEPDKSLSWLFANWDRNKAFYENPYLMGSFMDNHDTVRFTRDAITKNHHPGPRWKLALTYMYTTPGIPIVYYGSEIAMDGGEDPDNRRQMDFRTDKELIDYIAKLGEVRQMLPSLTRGDMELLEEKDGFAVYKRNYEDETTVIVINNSTKSQKAVLDSTQLEEGKELRGMIADDLIRDKDGKYEMIIDREEAEVYVLAEKSGLNIPLIAALAAVYSAFMIFIYLLWKRSKQKKSE, translated from the coding sequence ATGAATAAAGGAATCATAACCTTCATCTTAATCCCGTTTCTTCTTTTTTATGCCCTGCCGGCAGGAGCAGCTGAAAAAGAAGAGCGTAAATGGCAAGATGAAACATTTTATTTCTTAATGGTTGACCGATTTAGCAATGGAGATCCCAACAATGACTTTAAAGTCGATGTTCAGGACCCAAAAGCTTATCATGGCGGAGATTTTAAGGGGATTACAGAACGCCTGGATTATATTAAAGATATGGGGTTTACCGCAATTTGGCTGACTCCCGTTTTTGATAATGAAGAGAAGGGCTATCACGGTTATTGGATTAAAGATTTTTATAACACGGAAGAGCACTTTGGCACAATGGATGAATTCAAGCAGTTAGTCCAAGAAGCTCACAAAAGAGATATGAAAGTGATTTTGGACTTTGTTGTAAATCATGTGGGCACCAATCACGAATGGGTTAATGACCCCGGGAAAAAGGACTGGTTCCATGAAAAACAAGATATCATCAACTGGACGAATCAATCTGAGATTGAAAATGGCTGGATTTATGGACTCCCTGATTTAAAGCAGGAAAACCCTGAGGTACAAAACTATTTAATTGATGCAGCAAAGTGGTGGATCGAAGAAACGGATATTGATGGATATCGTCTTGATACTGTAAAGCATGTTCCAAAATCATTCTGGACCGAATTCGCCAAAAATGTAAAGTCAGTCAAAGAAGACTTTTATTTGCTGGGGGAAGTATGGTCGGATGATCCAAAATATATTGCTGAATATGAAAAAACAGGAATAGACGGCTTTGTTGATTATCCTTTAAATGATCATTTAAGAACTGCCTTTGCAGAGCCTGACAAATCGTTAAGCTGGCTTTTTGCAAACTGGGACCGAAATAAGGCATTTTATGAAAATCCCTATCTAATGGGAAGCTTCATGGATAATCATGATACTGTCAGGTTCACTCGGGATGCTATCACAAAAAATCATCATCCGGGTCCAAGGTGGAAACTTGCCTTAACATACATGTATACCACACCTGGGATTCCAATTGTTTATTATGGAAGTGAAATAGCTATGGATGGCGGTGAGGACCCTGACAACCGCAGGCAAATGGATTTCCGTACAGATAAAGAACTGATTGATTATATCGCAAAACTTGGGGAAGTTAGGCAAATGCTGCCATCTTTAACAAGGGGCGACATGGAACTGCTGGAGGAAAAGGACGGTTTTGCCGTTTATAAACGGAATTACGAAGATGAAACAACGGTTATTGTGATCAATAATTCAACAAAGTCACAGAAAGCGGTACTTGATTCCACTCAATTAGAAGAAGGAAAAGAGCTTCGCGGCATGATTGCTGATGATCTCATCCGAGATAAAGACGGAAAATATGAGATGATCATTGACCGGGAAGAGGCTGAAGTATATGTTCTGGCAGAAAAATCGGGATTGAATATTCCGCTGATTGCAGCACTTGCAGCAGTTTATTCAGCCTTTATGATTTTTATCTATCTTTTATGGAAGCGGTCAAAACAGAAGAAATCCGAGTAA
- a CDS encoding sugar ABC transporter permease, whose amino-acid sequence MSMKKNKIIRLTFSYVIIALMSFIVIYPLLWVVGSSLNPGQSLSGSTMFPENPTLDHYKYLFDSDKSNYVKWYWNSLKISTLTMILTVITVSFTAYSFSRYRFIGRKNGLLTFLILQMIPNFAALIAIFVLATRTGLIDTHLGLILVYVGGQIPMNTWLMKGYLDTIPKELDESAKMDGASHLRVFWQIVMPLAKPIVAVVALFSFIAPFGDFILARILLRTDEKFTMAVGLYEMVAKQFGNEFTKFAAGSVLIAIPIAALFLMFQKYFVSGLTAGGTKG is encoded by the coding sequence ATGAGCATGAAGAAAAATAAAATTATCCGGCTGACTTTTTCCTATGTCATCATTGCCTTGATGAGCTTTATTGTGATTTATCCGCTTTTGTGGGTAGTGGGTTCTTCCTTAAATCCAGGCCAAAGTTTGTCGGGATCCACAATGTTTCCTGAAAATCCGACATTAGACCATTACAAATACCTTTTTGATTCAGATAAATCCAATTATGTTAAATGGTACTGGAATTCTTTGAAAATAAGTACATTGACCATGATTTTAACGGTTATTACAGTATCCTTCACTGCGTACTCATTTTCCCGTTACCGCTTTATCGGAAGGAAAAATGGATTATTAACTTTCCTGATACTGCAAATGATACCCAACTTTGCAGCGCTGATTGCCATATTTGTATTAGCGACAAGAACAGGTTTAATTGATACACATCTTGGATTAATCCTTGTGTATGTCGGCGGACAGATTCCAATGAATACCTGGCTGATGAAGGGTTATCTCGATACGATTCCAAAAGAACTTGATGAATCTGCGAAAATGGATGGTGCGAGCCATCTGCGTGTCTTCTGGCAAATTGTTATGCCGCTGGCAAAACCAATTGTTGCGGTAGTTGCGCTATTTTCATTCATAGCTCCTTTTGGGGATTTTATCCTTGCAAGAATTTTATTAAGAACAGATGAAAAGTTCACAATGGCTGTAGGATTGTATGAAATGGTTGCGAAGCAATTTGGAAATGAATTTACAAAGTTTGCTGCTGGTTCTGTTTTAATTGCCATTCCGATTGCTGCACTGTTCCTTATGTTCCAAAAATACTTTGTATCTGGTTTGACGGCAGGGGGAACAAAAGGCTAA